A genomic stretch from Candidatus Methanomassiliicoccus intestinalis Issoire-Mx1 includes:
- a CDS encoding 4Fe-4S binding protein, with protein MRVCYDRCLHCGACAGSCPVNAIYLNDYIIEFDSSCTNCKRCIRLCPVGALSEVSE; from the coding sequence ATGAGAGTTTGTTACGATCGATGCCTCCACTGCGGGGCCTGTGCCGGAAGCTGTCCTGTTAATGCGATTTATCTTAATGATTACATCATAGAATTTGACAGCAGCTGCACAAACTGCAAACGGTGCATCAGACTCTGCCCGGTGGGAGCCCTGTCGGAGGTTTCTGAATGA